A stretch of Pseudomonas taetrolens DNA encodes these proteins:
- a CDS encoding OmpA family protein, whose product MFISRRMIIAASAVALLAGCASPNPYDSSQGQASTGMSKTAKYGGLGALAGALAGAAIDHDNRGKGALIGAAVAGLGAAGYGYYADKQEAELRASMANTGVEVQRQGDNITLVMPGNITFATSSANIAPSFYQPLNNLANSLKQFNNQNQIQIVGYTDSTGNYNYNMQLSQQRAQSVATYLTSQGVSGQYLSVRGAGPADPIASNATADGRAQNRRVQITLAPIPGMQYQQNGQVQQYP is encoded by the coding sequence ATGTTCATTTCGCGTCGTATGATCATTGCCGCAAGTGCTGTTGCATTGCTGGCGGGCTGCGCCTCGCCTAACCCTTATGACAGCAGCCAGGGCCAAGCCTCAACGGGCATGAGCAAGACGGCCAAGTACGGCGGTCTTGGAGCGTTGGCCGGTGCATTGGCCGGTGCGGCGATTGACCATGACAACCGTGGCAAGGGTGCGCTGATCGGCGCTGCCGTAGCGGGTCTGGGGGCTGCCGGTTATGGCTACTACGCGGACAAGCAAGAAGCTGAGCTACGCGCAAGCATGGCCAATACCGGGGTTGAGGTTCAGCGTCAGGGCGATAACATCACCCTCGTGATGCCAGGCAATATTACTTTTGCCACCAGCTCGGCCAACATCGCCCCAAGCTTCTATCAGCCGCTGAATAACCTGGCGAACTCGCTGAAGCAGTTCAACAATCAAAACCAGATCCAGATTGTGGGCTACACCGACAGCACGGGTAACTACAACTACAACATGCAGCTTTCCCAGCAGCGTGCGCAGAGTGTAGCGACCTACCTGACGTCTCAGGGCGTGAGCGGTCAGTACCTGTCCGTTCGCGGCGCCGGCCCGGCTGACCCGATCGCGAGCAACGCAACAGCAGACGGTCGTGCGCAAAACCGCCGTGTCCAGATCACCCTGGCTCCGATCCCGGGCATGCAGTATCAGCAGAATGGTCAGGTTCAGCAGTACCCGTAA
- a CDS encoding YhcB family protein: protein MEHSLLIWLLPTLALVAGVAIGFLVARLLPNAAPNRTQRQLDDIQERFDSYQSEVVTHFNTTANLVKKLTQSYQDVQEHLAEGANRLALDEQTRQRLLAALHSDVPQPHRERLTPPHSAEPPLDYAPKTPNAPGMLDEHYGLKK from the coding sequence GTGGAACACTCGCTCTTAATTTGGTTGTTGCCGACCCTAGCCCTGGTTGCCGGTGTCGCCATTGGTTTTCTGGTCGCTCGTCTGCTGCCGAATGCCGCGCCTAACCGCACGCAGCGTCAGCTGGACGACATCCAGGAACGTTTTGACAGTTATCAAAGCGAAGTGGTTACCCACTTCAACACCACGGCAAATCTGGTGAAAAAACTCACTCAGAGCTATCAGGATGTGCAAGAACACCTTGCCGAGGGCGCCAACCGTTTGGCCCTGGACGAGCAAACTCGCCAACGCCTGCTGGCAGCGCTGCACTCTGACGTGCCACAACCTCATCGCGAGCGCCTTACACCGCCACACAGCGCCGAGCCTCCATTGGACTACGCGCCAAAAACCCCGAACGCCCCCGGGATGCTCGACGAGCATTACGGTCTGAAGAAGTAA
- a CDS encoding alpha/beta hydrolase, translating to MLTRETPVEIAGPVGPLEALYLESPAPHGLALLCHPNPVQGGTMMNKVVSTLQRTARDAGLSTLRFNYRGVGASAGNHDMGTGEVDDALAAAHWLRARNPDLPITLLGFSFGGFVAASLGGRLEAQGETLARLIMVAPAVMRLRDEDALPLACPLTVIQPETDEVIDPQLIYDWSNALTRPHELLKVAECGHFFHGKLPELKELVAPRLSN from the coding sequence TTGCTTACCCGCGAAACCCCTGTAGAAATTGCCGGCCCGGTCGGCCCACTGGAAGCCTTGTACCTTGAATCGCCTGCGCCACACGGCCTTGCGCTGCTGTGCCACCCTAATCCGGTGCAGGGCGGAACAATGATGAATAAAGTGGTTTCGACCCTCCAGCGCACAGCCCGTGATGCTGGCCTGAGTACCTTGCGGTTTAATTACCGTGGCGTCGGCGCGAGTGCCGGCAATCACGATATGGGCACCGGCGAAGTCGATGATGCATTGGCTGCTGCACACTGGCTGCGTGCCCGGAACCCTGATTTGCCCATCACCTTGCTGGGCTTTTCGTTCGGTGGGTTTGTTGCCGCCAGCCTTGGCGGACGCCTCGAGGCTCAGGGCGAAACCCTGGCACGCCTGATCATGGTTGCTCCGGCAGTCATGCGCTTGCGCGACGAAGATGCGTTGCCCCTGGCGTGTCCGTTGACGGTTATCCAGCCAGAAACTGACGAAGTGATCGATCCCCAGTTGATCTATGACTGGTCAAACGCGCTGACGCGTCCCCATGAGCTGCTGAAAGTGGCAGAATGCGGGCACTTTTTTCACGGCAAGCTACCTGAACTCAAAGAGTTGGTGGCGCCACGCCTTTCGAATTGA
- a CDS encoding tryptophan--tRNA ligase: MTTRTRILTGITTTGTPHLGNYAGAIRPAIVASRDSNADSFYFLADYHALIKCDDPLRIQRSRQEIAATWLAAGLDVERVTFYRQSDIPEIPELTWLLTCVAAKGLLNRAHAYKASVDKNLENGEDPDAGITMGLYSYPVLMAADILMFNANKVPVGRDQIQHVEMARDIGQRFNHLFGNGKEFFAMPEALIEESVATLPGLDGRKMSKSYDNTIPLFSSAKDMKSAISRIVTDSRAPGEAKDPDNSHLFTLYQAFSTPEQSAEFRGELLQGLGWGEAKERLFKLLDGELGESRERYHELMSRPSDMEDILQTGAQKARKLATPFLAELREAVGLRSFVSEARTATTAKKKASKGPRFVSFRDEDASFRFRLLAADGEQLLLSRSFTDGKAAGQVTKQLQAGQPLDVRTEALSFSIWVDDACVADSPAFADTAARDAAIETLRLALLPAQD, from the coding sequence ATGACCACTCGTACCCGTATCCTCACCGGTATTACCACTACCGGTACGCCGCACCTGGGCAACTACGCCGGGGCCATTCGCCCTGCGATCGTCGCCAGCCGTGACAGCAATGCCGACTCGTTCTACTTTTTGGCCGACTATCATGCGTTGATCAAATGCGATGACCCGCTGCGCATTCAGCGCTCGCGTCAGGAAATCGCTGCGACCTGGCTGGCGGCCGGTCTGGATGTTGAGCGCGTGACGTTCTATCGCCAGTCAGACATTCCTGAAATTCCTGAGCTGACCTGGTTGCTCACCTGCGTCGCGGCCAAGGGTTTGCTCAATCGTGCCCACGCTTATAAAGCGTCGGTCGACAAGAATCTGGAAAATGGCGAGGACCCGGATGCGGGCATCACCATGGGGCTGTACAGCTACCCGGTGCTGATGGCTGCGGACATCCTGATGTTCAATGCGAACAAGGTTCCGGTAGGGCGAGATCAGATCCAGCACGTCGAAATGGCCCGCGATATCGGCCAGCGCTTCAACCATCTGTTCGGTAACGGCAAAGAGTTCTTTGCCATGCCTGAAGCATTGATCGAAGAAAGCGTGGCCACCTTGCCAGGTCTTGATGGCCGCAAAATGTCCAAAAGCTACGACAACACCATTCCGTTGTTCAGCAGCGCCAAGGACATGAAAAGCGCGATTTCGCGGATCGTGACCGACTCCCGTGCCCCGGGCGAAGCCAAAGATCCTGATAACTCGCATTTGTTCACCCTGTATCAGGCATTCTCGACGCCTGAGCAATCGGCTGAGTTCCGTGGCGAATTGCTGCAGGGGCTTGGCTGGGGTGAAGCGAAGGAGCGTCTGTTCAAGCTGCTGGACGGCGAGCTGGGGGAGTCCCGTGAGCGTTATCACGAGTTGATGTCGCGCCCTTCGGACATGGAGGACATCCTTCAGACCGGCGCACAGAAAGCGCGCAAGCTGGCAACCCCGTTTTTGGCTGAGTTGCGTGAGGCTGTTGGCCTGCGCTCGTTTGTCAGTGAAGCCCGGACGGCCACTACGGCCAAGAAGAAAGCGAGCAAGGGCCCGCGTTTTGTCAGCTTCCGCGATGAAGACGCCAGCTTCCGCTTCCGCTTGCTGGCGGCTGACGGCGAGCAACTGCTGCTGTCGCGCAGCTTTACCGATGGCAAGGCCGCCGGCCAGGTCACCAAACAGCTGCAAGCAGGCCAGCCTCTGGATGTGCGCACCGAGGCGCTGAGCTTCAGTATCTGGGTGGATGATGCATGCGTGGCCGACAGTCCGGCCTTTGCCGATACAGCGGCGCGTGATGCGGCAATCGAGACGTTGCGTCTGGCCCTGCTGCCCGCGCAAGACTGA
- the zapE gene encoding cell division protein ZapE — MTPLERYQADLKRPDFFHDAAQENAVRHLQRLYEDLVAASQSKPGLFGKLFGKKEQTPVKGLYFWGGVGRGKTYLVDTFFDALPFKEKVRTHFHRFMKRVHEEMRTLNGEKNPLTIIAKRFSDEARVICFDEFFVSDITDAMILGTLMEELFKNGVTLVATSNIVPDGLYKDGLQRARFLPAIALIKQHTEIVNVDSGVDYRLRHLEQAELFHFPLDEAAEKSLRESFKALTHDSGRVVEDDALIIENRTIRALRTCDDVAWFDFRELCDGPRSQNDYIELGKIFNAVILSGVEQMEVKTDDIARRFINMVDEFYDRNVKLIISAEVELKDLYKGGRLNFEFQRTLSRLLEMQSHEYLTRAHKP, encoded by the coding sequence ATGACGCCTCTAGAACGATACCAAGCTGATCTGAAACGCCCGGACTTCTTCCATGATGCCGCGCAGGAAAACGCTGTGCGCCATTTGCAGCGTCTGTACGAGGACCTGGTTGCAGCTTCGCAGAGCAAGCCGGGCCTGTTCGGCAAGCTGTTCGGCAAAAAAGAGCAGACCCCGGTCAAGGGGCTGTATTTCTGGGGGGGGGTTGGCCGGGGTAAAACCTATCTGGTCGATACGTTCTTTGATGCCTTGCCGTTCAAAGAGAAGGTTCGTACGCACTTCCACCGCTTCATGAAGCGTGTGCACGAAGAAATGCGCACCCTCAATGGCGAAAAGAACCCATTGACCATCATTGCCAAGCGTTTCTCCGATGAGGCGCGGGTGATTTGTTTCGATGAGTTCTTTGTGTCGGACATTACCGACGCCATGATCCTTGGCACATTGATGGAGGAGCTGTTCAAAAACGGCGTTACCCTGGTGGCCACGTCGAACATCGTGCCGGACGGCCTGTACAAGGACGGCCTGCAGCGTGCGCGTTTCTTGCCGGCGATTGCGCTGATCAAGCAGCACACTGAAATTGTCAACGTCGACAGCGGTGTCGACTATCGGTTGCGCCATCTGGAGCAGGCCGAGTTGTTCCACTTCCCGCTCGATGAAGCGGCCGAAAAAAGTCTGCGTGAGAGTTTCAAAGCGTTGACTCATGATTCCGGTCGAGTGGTTGAAGATGATGCGCTGATCATTGAGAACCGTACCATTCGTGCGCTTCGTACCTGCGACGACGTGGCCTGGTTCGACTTCCGGGAGCTCTGCGACGGCCCGCGCAGCCAGAACGACTACATTGAGCTCGGCAAGATTTTCAATGCCGTGATCCTCAGCGGTGTCGAGCAAATGGAAGTCAAGACCGACGACATTGCTCGCCGTTTCATCAATATGGTCGACGAGTTCTATGACCGTAACGTCAAGCTGATCATCTCGGCTGAAGTCGAGCTTAAAGACCTCTACAAGGGTGGGCGCCTGAACTTCGAGTTCCAGCGCACCCTCAGCCGCTTGCTGGAAATGCAATCCCACGAGTACCTGACGCGGGCGCACAAACCGTAG
- a CDS encoding GlxA family transcriptional regulator, translating to MQAKDFFHLASLRHGKQLGQGLCPTFETRLVSPDGQSVCSFSNVVLPVDGGLEDTDIIILPAFWDDFDTLCQRYPQILPWLREQHARGAVLCAEATGVFWLAETGLLNGKEATTYWRFFSSFAQRYPQVYLNQDKHLTDADNLYCAGGPTSACDLYIYLIERFCGANIAQAVARDILYEVQRNYTPGRIGFGGQKLHQDVIILQIQHWLEDHLADKFRFEDVARDHGMSIRNFMRRFQTATGDKPLHYLQRLRIETAKGLLSATRKSIKTISYDVGYDDASFFARLFRQHTELSPHQYRQQFQQAA from the coding sequence ATGCAAGCCAAGGACTTTTTTCATCTCGCCAGCCTGCGTCATGGCAAACAATTGGGCCAAGGCCTGTGCCCGACCTTCGAAACACGCCTGGTCAGCCCGGATGGCCAATCCGTCTGCAGCTTCAGCAATGTGGTGCTGCCCGTCGACGGTGGCCTGGAAGACACCGACATCATCATCCTCCCGGCCTTTTGGGACGATTTTGACACCCTGTGCCAGCGCTACCCGCAAATCCTGCCGTGGCTGCGCGAACAACATGCCCGTGGCGCCGTCCTGTGCGCAGAAGCCACCGGGGTCTTCTGGCTCGCCGAGACCGGACTGCTCAACGGCAAGGAAGCCACGACCTATTGGCGCTTTTTCAGCTCTTTCGCCCAGCGCTATCCACAGGTTTACCTCAATCAGGACAAACACCTGACCGATGCAGACAACCTGTACTGCGCGGGTGGCCCGACGTCTGCCTGCGACCTGTACATTTATTTGATCGAGCGCTTCTGCGGCGCCAATATTGCCCAGGCCGTGGCCCGTGACATCCTGTACGAGGTTCAGCGTAACTACACCCCCGGACGTATCGGTTTTGGCGGGCAAAAACTGCATCAGGACGTGATCATCCTGCAGATCCAGCACTGGCTCGAAGACCATCTGGCGGATAAGTTTCGCTTCGAAGACGTGGCCCGCGATCACGGCATGAGCATCCGCAATTTCATGCGCCGGTTCCAGACCGCGACCGGCGACAAGCCCTTGCATTACCTGCAGCGCCTGCGCATAGAAACCGCCAAAGGCCTGCTCTCGGCAACTCGCAAGAGCATCAAGACCATCAGCTATGACGTGGGCTACGACGACGCCAGCTTCTTTGCACGGCTGTTTCGCCAACACACCGAGCTCTCGCCCCACCAATACCGGCAACAGTTCCAGCAGGCAGCGTAA